The genomic region CGATGAGGAATTCTATGGAAAAGGTTCAAAACATTCTATTCCAGAAGATAATGAAGTTTTATTAAGTCATTTAGCTCATAAAGTACAAGCAATTGCTGACTTGAAAAATAATTTGTTTAAACAATTAGAAAATCATGATCAGGTAGATTTATATAAGACAATTGAGAGGCCATTATCAATTGTTCTTGCTCAGATGGAAATAGCAGGAATTAAAGTTGATGTTGATCGCTTGAAAGCAATGCAAAGTGAATTTAAAGAACGATTAGCAGAAATTGAACAACAAATATATCAAGAAGCAGGCGAGAAATTTAACATAGGATCTCCTAAACAATTAGGAGTAATTTTATTTGAAAAGTTAAAATTACCAGTTATTAAAAAAACTAAAACGGGATATTCAACAGCTGTAAGCGTGTTAGAAAAATTACGTGGTTTAAATCCAATTATAGATAATATTTTGATGTATAGACAAATTTCAAAATTACAATCAACGTATATTGAAGGTCTGTTAAAGGTAGTTTTATCAGATGGTAAAATACATACTCGATATACACAAACTTTAACAGCTACAGGTAGATTGTCTTCAGTAGATCCTAATTTGCAAAATATTCCAGTAAGGTTAGAAGAAGGAAGGAAGATTCGTCAAGCCTTTATTCCAAGTCATAAAGGTTGGCAGATTTTTTCATCTGACTATTCACAAATTGAGTTGCGTGTTTTAGCTCACATTTCAGGAGATAAAAATATGCAAAAAGACTTTAAAGAGGGTTCAGATATTCATGCAAGTACAGCAATGAAAATTTTTGGATTATCTAGTCCTGATCAAGTAACTCCTAATATGAGAAGGCAGGCAAAAGCAGTTAATTTTGGAATAGTTTATGGTATTAGTGATTATGGATTGGCACAAAATATTGGAATAACACGAAAACAAGCTAAAAAATTTATTGAGACATATTTTGATTCTTTCCCTGGAGTATATAAATATATGACAGAAATTGTTGAACGAGCAAAGAAACAAGGATATGTAGAAACATTGTTCCATAGAAGACGTTATTTGCCTGAAATAAATAGTAAAAATTATAATTTACGTTCATTTGCTGAGCGTACTGCAATGAATTCGCCAATTCAAGGAAGTGCTGCTGATATTATTAAAATTGCGATGATTCATATGCAAGAAAAATTAAAAGAAAAGGGTCTTAAGGCAAAAATGCTTTTACAAGTGCATGATGAATTAATATTTGAAGCGCCTAAAGAAGAAATTGAAATTTTAGAAAAACTTGTACCTAGCGTAATGGATTCAGCAGTTAAATTAAGCGTACCTTTGAAAGTTGAAAGTGCTAGTGGAAATACATGGTTTGATGCTAAGAAATAAGGAGGATTCGAATGCCAGAATTACCTGAAGTAGAAACTGTAAGAAGAGGTGTCTCAGCACAGGTGTTAAATATTAAAATAAAAAAAGTTGATATTTATTACACTAAAATGATTGTTGGAGACATTGATAATTTTAAAAAAAATATTACAGGACAGAAAATTGAAAAAATAGACCGTAGAGGTAAATACTTACTATTTCGTTTTTCAAATAATTATACGATGGTTTCTCATTTAAGAATGGAAGGAAAATATTTAATTGAAGATCATGACGTTCCTTTAGAGAAACATAGTCATGTTGTCTTTGAATTAGATGATGGTCGTGATTTGAGGTATAATGATACCCGTAAATTTGGACGAATGCAATTAGTAAAAACGGGAGAAGAATTGAATCTTCCTGGAATAAAAAAACTTGGTCCAGAACCATTATGTGATGATTTTACAGTTGATGATTTTTATCAACGATTACAAAAAAAGAAAAAAATGATAAAACCAGCTTTACTAGATCAAACTGTAGTAACAGGATTGGGTAATATTTATGTGGATGAAGTTTTATGGATGAGTAAAATACATCCTCAAACGATTGCTAGTCATTTGACTAAAGCTGATGTGAAAAAATTACACGATAATATTATTAAAGAATTAAAGTTAGCTATTAAAGCACAAGGGAC from Ligilactobacillus cholophilus harbors:
- the polA gene encoding DNA polymerase I, with the protein product MSNQEKKLLLIDGNSVAFRAFYGLYNSLDKFVNHDGLHTSAIYSFKIMLDKLLKQLQPTNVLVAFDAGKETFRTEKFNQYKKQRSKTPTELSEQFPFLREMLADYGIKSYDLKNYEADDIIGTLAKEAEEEGFITTIVTGDRDLTQLVTAKTTVAITKKGVSDIEEYTPDFIKEKYGLAPKQIIDMKGLVGDTSDNYPGVTKVGEKTAIKLLKEYGSIEGIYENIDNMRKSKMKEHLIEDKKVAFMSKDLATIRQNAPLKIGLKDTKWNGIDYDKLIEFYHQMDFKRFLEELNLDDNADCDKSKNIEPINFEELNQDNLTTLSNIPEKSSVVFHLEMDGDNYHVAPIIGFSLMINQKIYTSRDFKLLQTPILKKIIENPQLKLDVFNAKRNYVGLNRLGIQMTNVDFDLLLVSYLLNNIDNSDDLGLLAHEHNYLNIESDEEFYGKGSKHSIPEDNEVLLSHLAHKVQAIADLKNNLFKQLENHDQVDLYKTIERPLSIVLAQMEIAGIKVDVDRLKAMQSEFKERLAEIEQQIYQEAGEKFNIGSPKQLGVILFEKLKLPVIKKTKTGYSTAVSVLEKLRGLNPIIDNILMYRQISKLQSTYIEGLLKVVLSDGKIHTRYTQTLTATGRLSSVDPNLQNIPVRLEEGRKIRQAFIPSHKGWQIFSSDYSQIELRVLAHISGDKNMQKDFKEGSDIHASTAMKIFGLSSPDQVTPNMRRQAKAVNFGIVYGISDYGLAQNIGITRKQAKKFIETYFDSFPGVYKYMTEIVERAKKQGYVETLFHRRRYLPEINSKNYNLRSFAERTAMNSPIQGSAADIIKIAMIHMQEKLKEKGLKAKMLLQVHDELIFEAPKEEIEILEKLVPSVMDSAVKLSVPLKVESASGNTWFDAKK
- the mutM gene encoding DNA-formamidopyrimidine glycosylase — its product is MPELPEVETVRRGVSAQVLNIKIKKVDIYYTKMIVGDIDNFKKNITGQKIEKIDRRGKYLLFRFSNNYTMVSHLRMEGKYLIEDHDVPLEKHSHVVFELDDGRDLRYNDTRKFGRMQLVKTGEELNLPGIKKLGPEPLCDDFTVDDFYQRLQKKKKMIKPALLDQTVVTGLGNIYVDEVLWMSKIHPQTIASHLTKADVKKLHDNIIKELKLAIKAQGTTVFTFKTAFNHAGDFQNQLHVYRRTNELCERCGTKIERIVVGQRGTHICPKEQKIK